Proteins from one Monodelphis domestica isolate mMonDom1 chromosome 6, mMonDom1.pri, whole genome shotgun sequence genomic window:
- the LOC103101672 gene encoding E3 ubiquitin-protein ligase PPP1R11-like, translating into MTTEPTRRTGENHHHRGITMKLQKRKAGKKVEWSSDTVDNEHLGRLSSKCCCIYEKPPAFGESSTENYDEDDDESCGHSQSVPSHRKRQHLANPVLSQPSFLSSLTPPNPDLAP; encoded by the coding sequence ATGACAACTGAACCGACAAGGAGGACAGGGGAGAACCACCACCATCGTGGTATTACTATGAAACTTCAGAAAAGGAAGGCAGGCAAGAAAGTGGAATGGTCCAGTGATACCGTGGACAATGAGCATTTAGGGCGTCTTTCATCAAAATGTTGCTGTATCTACGAAAAGCCCCCGGCCTTTGGTGAGAGCTCCACAGAGAACTATGATGAAGATGACGACGAAAGCTGTGGGCATAGCCAGAGTGTCCCAAGCCATCGAAAGAGACAGCATCTTGCCAACCCCGTCCTATCCCAACcgtcctttctctcctccttgacTCCTCCGAATCCAGACCTGGCCCCATGA